cttcaaaatataattaaattgtcaACATGGCATAATTTAGTAATTGagatatttatctttttccattgaaatcaaatgtttgaactttgtttaaaattctAGGGTACTAGGTTTGGAATAATGTTTTTAAGTgcttaaaagaaaacagttggaaaatgatttcaaacatacttttataatttagttatatatatttaattccTTCAGTTTGATGAAAAATGAgtaaagaatttaattttgaaaaggtaaaGATGGAGGAGAAGGGTTTAAAGCATGAAATTATTTCAGAGGAAGAGATGAAAATCCGGCGAGAAATTGAGAATGAAATAGAGAGAGATTTGGAGGAAGAGATTAAGGGAGGGATATACCAACAAGCTCTCCGCCTTCACCGCCTTTATCACTTCCGGAAAAATTCCTCTCATATTAACCCGGCGGCGAAAGCCAAGAAGGAGCTTTTGGAGGTAAATATCAGCATCAAAATGGATGGGGGGactaaaatggaaataaaagaGACAAAAAAGGAGGCGCCGCAGCCGGAAAGTCTCCGACCGAGGACTTCCCGGTCCAACACTTTCTCTCGATCTGTCCCGGAGATGAAAAGGTTGGATTGGGCTAAGTCTCTCCGGTCGAGTGCAGCGCCGGTGCCGTCTCTCGGAAAGAAACGTCAGGTTTGATTGGAATAATATATACACTTCCGATACTTCCCAATATATGGTGTGCGTTGATAAGCCGACATGTCGTTGTTTATTGGAAATAAtggaaagatttttttgtttgttcctttttcacaagattttttaatttttcttaaaaccaaaatattgtaaaatttttatacAAAGTGAGATAATTTGACATATACTAATTTGGAATTATTGAGTAATgtataaagtatataatatacatGCATGATTTCTCTTTATTCGATTTATTAACTCACTTGGACCTCTTTTTCACATCATTAATTATGATGCATTCATGGTGTTAATTGGGATGTAActcaataaataatcacaccgattgttatttaatttgaagatCGATTGTTCactctattttaaaaattatccaATGCCaatatctttttcattatcatgTGAATATGTTTCCTAATTTGACTTTTAGGTAAAATCTTcctaaataattattagaaaaaactaCATAGATAATCTATTTATGAGGTTTATCGTATAATCATTTAGATTAATTCTACTTTTTCTGAGTTATggaaacaaatttgatattttaatttacccTTCTTATACGCATAACGCTAGGAGTGAATgaagcataaaaaaaatttattgataaaaggACAATTGATAGTATAAGTGGGTTTTGGCAGtctttgattatattattggttgtttttttatttactatctTAAAAGTTTGAGATTCTCTGTGATTGAAATTTGCAAGTCTCTTTTTAGACAGCAAAAGCATAATGTTGGCACTCCAAGTTAGTAGGggtaatcaaattaaatatcatagCTAGGCTTATGGATAAAAAGAGGTCTACAAAGAAAAGTACTGAGGACATCACCTCATTCAGGGCTTAAAGTTGTGGATATGTCCAATACTCAAAACAACTATATCCTATGATCTCAAGATTATAGCAATATTATACTTggttaaaatatgatttatattatTGGTGACTCCTCTCATCCAGAGTTTTACGGGATAGATaaagaatattatttattgttaattattaattttttgtttgaatgaaGTAACTAACTTGTAGTGAATACATGCAATAAtctaattttagatttaaatctTACTAAACTTTTCaagcttaaaaaaatatatttgctatttagattttataaactCTTTAACAAAACCATTAAGTGGTTTGTATTTTTAGATGTCTAAGTTGCTAAATAAGCTTTTTgttatatacaataaaaaaaaactatagtttcaattctttttttttttaaaaaaacagcAAAGTAATTTTGTATTGAAGAACTTGAAAGACATCTTtcctttaatattttgaaacgtTGGTTGTTGACATTTTACTTATATTTCCATTACTCAACACATCTAccttaaaaaaagtataaattccattatatttatgttaaagAGCTAATAAAATCTTAACaacaataactaaactaaacaactttttgaaaattcatgaacttaaacaaacaagttttCTGAGTCCAAAATATGGTTTAAACCCTAATTCTATAATGGAATAGAGCTAATTCATTCAGTATTGGCATATAGTTGTATGTAATATGAAAGGAAttattatgaaatgaaagtttaaaaaagaaaaaggtgttAAGAAATTGAATAAGTTCCTTTTTGCGTAATTTGAAAAGGGGGGATGTGCATAAGATTcaccaaatataataataatagtgaagaaagaaagaaagagaaatgatgATTGGGCCTACTGCCGa
This DNA window, taken from Cucumis sativus cultivar 9930 chromosome 6, Cucumber_9930_V3, whole genome shotgun sequence, encodes the following:
- the LOC101209623 gene encoding uncharacterized protein LOC101209623 isoform X1, translated to MSLFPPSRSPHNNAHANMVKMEEKGLKHEIISEEEMKIRREIENEIERDLEEEIKGGIYQQALRLHRLYHFRKNSSHINPAAKAKKELLEVNISIKMDGGTKMEIKETKKEAPQPESLRPRTSRSNTFSRSVPEMKRLDWAKSLRSSAAPVPSLGKKRQV
- the LOC101209623 gene encoding uncharacterized protein LOC101209623 isoform X2, whose protein sequence is MSLFPPSRSPHNNAHANMMEEKGLKHEIISEEEMKIRREIENEIERDLEEEIKGGIYQQALRLHRLYHFRKNSSHINPAAKAKKELLEVNISIKMDGGTKMEIKETKKEAPQPESLRPRTSRSNTFSRSVPEMKRLDWAKSLRSSAAPVPSLGKKRQV